A window of the Alnus glutinosa chromosome 4, dhAlnGlut1.1, whole genome shotgun sequence genome harbors these coding sequences:
- the LOC133865313 gene encoding uncharacterized protein LOC133865313 isoform X2, producing the protein MATLPHGNMNCSILCKRGAVSLVGFAALPFSQSRVRSFEGLVRGSNHMLSKKVIFTIPRCSPSSNSSGSDNDSSKQAKTPFGYTRKDVLLIGLGLTVFGIGLKTGLEFAGVDPLQAGNVVQLVLVLGLTVGWISTYIFRVSNKEMTYAQQLRDYENKVMEKRIEGLTEAELEGLLEQVEEEKRRLASGEQVN; encoded by the exons ATGGCTACACTTCCACATGGAAATATGAATTGCAGCATTTTATGCAAAAGGGGAGCGGTTTCACTCGTGGGTTTTGCTGCTCTTCCATTTTCTCAGTCGAGGGTGAGATCTTTCGAAGGTTTGGTTAGAG GATCCAACCACATGCTGTCAAAGAAGGTGATCTTTACCATCCCTAGATGTAGCCCTTCTTCAAACTCCAGTGGTAGTGACAATGACTCCTCCAAACAGGCTAAG ACGCCTTTCGGTTACACAAGGAAGGATGTTTTACTGATTGGACTTGGACTTACTGTCTTCGGTATTGGCTTGAAAACTGGATTAGAG TTTGCAGGAGTTGATCCTTTGCAAGCTGGAAATGTAGTTCAGCTGGTACTGGTTTTGGGCCTAACTGTTGGTTGGATTTCGACATACATATTTAGAGTTTCAAACAAGGAAATGACATATGCTCAACAACTACGCGACTATGAAAACAAAGTCATGGAG AAGCGGATAGAGGGCCTGACAGAAGCAGAGCTGGAAGGATTGCTTGAACAAgttgaggaagagaagagacgCCTAGCTAGTGGTGAGCAGGTTAATTAA
- the LOC133865313 gene encoding uncharacterized protein LOC133865313 isoform X1 → MATLPHGNMNCSILCKRGAVSLVGFAALPFSQSRVRSFEGLVRGQIISQSLCRKETSVFLGKGSNHMLSKKVIFTIPRCSPSSNSSGSDNDSSKQAKTPFGYTRKDVLLIGLGLTVFGIGLKTGLEFAGVDPLQAGNVVQLVLVLGLTVGWISTYIFRVSNKEMTYAQQLRDYENKVMEKRIEGLTEAELEGLLEQVEEEKRRLASGEQVN, encoded by the exons ATGGCTACACTTCCACATGGAAATATGAATTGCAGCATTTTATGCAAAAGGGGAGCGGTTTCACTCGTGGGTTTTGCTGCTCTTCCATTTTCTCAGTCGAGGGTGAGATCTTTCGAAGGTTTGGTTAGAG GACAAATTATCAGTCAAAGCTTATGTAGAAAGGAAACTTCTGTTTTTCTTGGGAAAGGATCCAACCACATGCTGTCAAAGAAGGTGATCTTTACCATCCCTAGATGTAGCCCTTCTTCAAACTCCAGTGGTAGTGACAATGACTCCTCCAAACAGGCTAAG ACGCCTTTCGGTTACACAAGGAAGGATGTTTTACTGATTGGACTTGGACTTACTGTCTTCGGTATTGGCTTGAAAACTGGATTAGAG TTTGCAGGAGTTGATCCTTTGCAAGCTGGAAATGTAGTTCAGCTGGTACTGGTTTTGGGCCTAACTGTTGGTTGGATTTCGACATACATATTTAGAGTTTCAAACAAGGAAATGACATATGCTCAACAACTACGCGACTATGAAAACAAAGTCATGGAG AAGCGGATAGAGGGCCTGACAGAAGCAGAGCTGGAAGGATTGCTTGAACAAgttgaggaagagaagagacgCCTAGCTAGTGGTGAGCAGGTTAATTAA